The sequence CCGGATTCGGAGAAGCAGCCGGCGGCAGTCGATGCGCTACTGATCACGCACGCCCACTTCGATCACATCGGCGATGCGGTCGACATCGCCAAGACCGCCAAACCGCAGAGCGTTGTCAGCATCTATGAGATATCGGCCTGGCTCGAACGCCAAGGGGTCGAGAACTGCGTCGGCATGAACAAGGGCGGCACTGCCGAGGTGCTGCCGGGGATCAAGGTCACGATGGTTCAGGCCGAACACTCGTGCGGTTTGCTCGATAACGGCCAGATCGTTTACGGCGGCGAGCCCTGCGGCTACATCAT comes from Deltaproteobacteria bacterium and encodes:
- a CDS encoding metal-dependent hydrolase gives rise to the protein MATVRLTWLGHSAFRIHSAGGKTLLVDPWLRGNPACPDSEKQPAAVDALLITHAHFDHIGDAVDIAKTAKPQSVVSIYEISAWLERQGVENCVGMNKGGTAEVLPGIKVTMVQAEHSCGLLDNGQIVYGGEPCGYIIELENGQRIYHAGDTNVFGDMKIIGELYRPDVALLPIGGFYTMAPKYSISQLR